TGGTGATCCCAAatcctgcagacaaacacaaacaccggACACATCAGGTGCATGCACGGCacggcagaggtcagagggcctCACTGGAGAATTGTAGTAATTTTATATCCTGGCTGAAAATGCTCTAAAATTGGTGAAAATTACTAGAACAGcttaaacagctaaaaatgCTAATATGTATGAAACCATGAGAAAggctgaaaaaggaaaattaacccaaaacagctaaaataatTGAAATGCATAAAGCGGAAGCAacgttctgtgtgtgtttcagcccaGCCGGCTGCAGCTCACCTGCCCGCTGGTGCTCGAAGTGGTGTTTGACGTGGTAGGCCTTCAGGCTGTACATGTACGAGCCCCTCTTGGGCGAGCCGTAGTGCAGGTAGTAGTGGATCATGTCGTACACCACGTAGCCGCAAAGGCCCCCCACGAACACGCACGTCCCGATGATGTCCGGGAGGAGGTACTGGAGGATGGCGTAGAACGCTCCCACCACTAAAGAGGCCAGGCCGGGCGGGAAGACCAGCCGAGAGCCGTCAAACGGAGACTGGGGAGGAGACACAGGCGTGACGGACTGACAGGCGGGAACTTacctgaaatgtgtgttttgagttttttgggggggttctGTACCTTGTGGTGCTGCCCGTGCAGGAGGAAGTGTATGGTGATGAGGTAGTAGTTATGAGCCGGGGGTTTCATGTGGAAGACAAAGCGGTGGATGCAGTACTCGATGAAGGACCACAAGAACCAGCCCAGCAGGAAGAGAACCGGGAACCAGTACTTATGGACAGGAATGGAGAAGTCTGagagacacacgcacacacacacacacacacacacacacacggagataAAGACAGTGTGTATTATTAAACATGCAATAACTGTGTTTAGTTTAAATCGTCCTAATGATGGATTAAATAAGAATGGAATTAAATTGAGGAAGATTTCAATTAAATCCTGGTTGTGGAGAAACATCTTTACTCTCCGGTCGCATCGGCTGATTGATGCATTTAATatggaaatgtgacaaatattttcaaatgcAAATGTCACCATGCAAATAAAACTGGAAGCATATAGAGGATGGGCTCGGCGTTCAGTGATGTAACTTCAACTGCTGAAATAACTTCcatctgtccagcagggggcgacatTTCAATAGAAGTGATACACTAAATCACATGTTGAACCActaaaacagcaaaacagacagaaagagagaaaacaactcTCCATTTATAGCTACAGAATAATCAATTTAAGTACCAGGATGTATGAATAATAAAAATTGAAGCAGGAGGTTTTCAGTCAACCTAAAATAGCTATTAGCAGTTCCAGTTTACTTATATAACTTACATAAATCCTGACTGAATCTCATTATAAGACAGGTTGCAGACACATTTAAGCTCCATGAAGTTGTAAGCACGTGATGATACTAAAGTATCTGTACTTCACATTTCACAaatgtctgggttttttttttattttttttttaatggactcTCCTTTTCAAATACTGATGACAGAAATCCTCCATGTCTCACCTTGGGTGAAGACTATCCGGGTGGTGTCCTGTGCCAGGGTGGTGTAGCAGTACCAGCTGTAGTAAAAGACAATGGGGAGCCAAACCACAGGGACCCAGTACCTGAAACATGGAATCACGAAGCAGGTTTTATTGCAACCCACCAAAATAGAAAATGTGTCATTGAAATAATTACTGCTCACTTATTGGATTCTGAAACATGGCCTGCATCTGCAGCCAGACAAGGCGGACGgctgtttttaaatgaattagaCAAAACTCTCACCAGGAGGTTTTGGTTCCAGCCTCCATTAGGGGGTTTCCAAACAGCCTGATGGGCCGGTCCACCGGCTGGTGGACCCACGCGTCGTACTTCTCTCCGAGGTGTCCCACCTGCCAGGCCAGGGGCTTCCTCCAGTCCACCAAATCCTGCGCATCCCAAGCACAGGAGAGACTACTTAGAGCAACAAAATCAAGCCCTTGCATCCCTGTTATCTGCACTCATAGAATCACACTGAAGAAGGAAATTCTGTTATTCAGAACAGCGTTTAGTTTTGCAGTTTAGCAATTCTGTTCCATTACATGATAAAGGATTTACTGGTATGAAAATAAAGAGTCCTGaaaccacaaaacacaatcCTTAAAACCATGAGAGAGTATGTCctccgtccagcagggggcagcaggcagcagcaggaggctccACCCAGGAAGTCTCTGCACCAGCAGgcttttcattttactttttttcaaattacTTTACAGGAAACattacaagaaaacaaaacaacacaaacatacaaGAACACAGCAGCTAGTGGGAGTTTCATTGAAATAATATAAAGAAAATGACACAACCGATGACTTTCAGCAGCTTTCCTCTGATTTGAGTCACTCATAGTTTTTAATATATTATTtccttttcaaatgaaataattGAAGGTTTTTGTGTTAATAAATTTAGCCTCATGAATGTGACATtttcctaaaaaaaagaaaaaaaaattcataaaatataatttttgaatgttttctctttttgttgctatgaatatcaaaacaaacatctttcagtgcagacagcagtgtgtgtgtgtgtgtgtgtgtgtgtgtgtgtgtgtgtgtgtgtgtgtgtgtgtgtgtgtgtgtgtgtgggaactGTGAATTGCTTGAGGGGGATGAGTACTGGTTTCCGCTGCTCTTCATGCCTGGCCGGTTCTTGCGGTCCTCGATCCAGAGCTGCATCCACCTCTCTGTCTTTTACATGAAGCCTCAGACTAACGACTACTACCTGACCGCACACACTTCCATCGAACACCACAAGGTACACCAACCCACATTCTCCTGATCACACCACAGATGCAGAAAGTCAGTTTGCTGTGTATTAAtcactggatttttttcagACCTGGTTAAGTGCGTTGTTCTGTGAACCAAGCTAAAAGATTTTGTTGTACCCATTGTGTGCGTGACTTTCTGCAGGTCCTCTtctgtcaaatcaaatttatttcAGCAATCAAAAAAAGGTTTCTAATGTGTTCAAAGGCCAGAGAGACTTTTATAAGGTTATAACCAGCACTTTTACAGCTCCCTGCTGAAGGCGGCACCTGAACGGGGAGTATCGTCCCTTCGGGTTTCACACAGATCTGGGTGGGAACAATCCAAGTTGAAACCTGCAGCAGTACTTACTCTTCAGGAAACCTTGAGCTGAGAAGTAAACAAGGCGTTTGACAGAGTTTTATCTTCCAATCAGGTGTACTTTGCAACCTTTAAGTGTCATTTCATGCTCATCCTTAAGACAAAGGGGAAAATTTATCTCACAAGGATCGAAGCTATTTGAGACGCTGCAGGTTGAAATCCCACAGCTGAGAGGCCTTCAGTCTGATCCCTGCTGTTCTAGTTAAACGTTGACAGGGTGCTCTCTAAAATCCCTTCTGAATGGCATTTCAAAGGTCAGATTCGATATGACCTCTGTTAATGTCAAAAAAGTACCTTACAGACATCATTATGCATCAAATATTTACTATAAACCTTTAAGGAAAAATTCAAAACTGACCGAAATTGCCCATACTCAAGGCTGATTGGTCTCTCTAAATGGATGTGATCTTTATTTTCACTGCACTaattcaagtttgtttttttttattattatcattatcttGATTTATTCTCATCGGCCACAGCAAAAATAAGAGTCCATCTGTCAGCTGACTTTGTTGGGTTGTATAATGACTCATCACAGGTCACTCTCTCCAGGAAAATGATGAGTTTATCCCTCATCCAGAGACAATAAATCCCACTTTCATGTCATGCGAGCGTCTGCTCCAGCATGAGACTGCAGTTCGATGGCACCGCCCAGCTGCATGATGTTATACACACTTTTTCCATCTCTGCTCTTTATTACCTTTGTTCATGAAGGACAGGGTCATAACTGCAGCTCATTCTGctaaataaaaagataaacGGCTTTACTTAGAGATTTGAAGGCATGGCGTTTGTTAAAAATCAACCCTACAAACTCAGTGACAGATTCACCTTGTGTTTAAACAGTAACTCAATGCACTTTAACTCCACAACATCCGACCGTACGGAGCTGGAATCTTAACAGATCATACATATTAAactaaactgaaaaacaaaatgcatcaGGATGCACATCTCCTTCAGGACTAAATATGGCTTAATGTTGCTACAATAGTGACAAATCATcctaaatacaatttaaatCAGGATTTTACAG
Above is a window of Salarias fasciatus chromosome 7, fSalaFa1.1, whole genome shotgun sequence DNA encoding:
- the fa2h gene encoding fatty acid 2-hydroxylase encodes the protein MSPSTSPRFFTEREVARHCTKDSCWVLLGTRVYDVTAFLRMHPGGEALIRTRSGKDVSRAMEGPPHRHSENARRWMEQYYIGELDRDSGSDEAQSLRERRQASEQTDGKTAGKSTGEKLDEEEEETSPYSLCSPVDLDNDLVDWRKPLAWQVGHLGEKYDAWVHQPVDRPIRLFGNPLMEAGTKTSWYWVPVVWLPIVFYYSWYCYTTLAQDTTRIVFTQDFSIPVHKYWFPVLFLLGWFLWSFIEYCIHRFVFHMKPPAHNYYLITIHFLLHGQHHKSPFDGSRLVFPPGLASLVVGAFYAILQYLLPDIIGTCVFVGGLCGYVVYDMIHYYLHYGSPKRGSYMYSLKAYHVKHHFEHQRAGFGITTTFWDHPFNTVIPDEKF